Genomic segment of Polycladomyces abyssicola:
TAGAAAAAGAGGAGCAATCCTTCTGCCTTGTCCGGTATCATGAGCCGGTGCTGACGGGGGATCGAGCATTGAAACGGTTGGTCTAGGTGGAGTTTGATCAACCGGATCACACCTAAAGATATGCGGGCACCTACTAAGGCGGGGCCACCTTGTCCTATTTTGGTATTTTCTCGGTTCATGGGTGGGGAGTATGGTGCTCGGAGCGTTTGGCGAAACGGTAATGTTCCTGATGTACAATTTGATTCAGCTAATCGGGGACTTATTTATCGTCGGGGGCGACTGGTTTATCACACGATATCGAAGAAGTGGGGGACGGTTGAGTTGGGATCGATGATCAGTTTGTTGATTAGGACCCAAAATAAGTTCTTGGTAAGTCATTGACTTCCCATGCAACATGTATCCCAGACTCGATTGCGCCTTGTATCCAGGCGTGGGTAGATGAGGCATGTTCGCCAGCAAAATGAACCCTTCCCTCGGGAGTGGAAATATGGGGGGATAGTTCCATTGCCTGATATGGTTTAAACATCGTGAAAGCTCCAGCACTATACGGATCTCGAATCCAACTGTGGCTCACTCCTGTTATATACTCACGATATACCTGTTTACCATGGATAGTAGCCAAGTTTTTTAATGCATATTCAAAGCGATCTTCTTCGGCCAAACTATCCCAAGGTACAGCATCATCCTCCCATGTATAACTAGCCAAAATCACACCTGGTCCTGGTTCGCCGAGGCCATCGCTCGGGTATTGAGTATACGTAATAGGGAGATCAGAAGCCGTTTTCCCACCATACATACCTTCCTTTTCCCAGAACCTGTTTTTAAACTGGATGCCGGTCTTCGTAGAGCCCACATAGTGAAGTTCTCGAATCGCCTTCCATTTCTCATGAGAAAAAGAGTTAACCGGTTCGACCTCCACAAATTGTAAGGTTGTAAAAGGAATGGTCACAATCGCAAGATCACCGGTGATTTGCGATGGCCCCAGGATTTTATGTAAAGAATGAATGGTTACTTGGTTGTCGTGCTGCACAATTTTCTTCACCTTTTGTCCGTACCGGATATCATCTTTCAATTGAGAGAGAAATGCTTTAGGAAGTTGGTCGTTACCGCCTGTGATCTGATAGAAGCGAATATTAGGGGTAAACAAGATTAATAATTCACGTAACAGTTCCAGGAAAGAAAGCTCCGGAAATCCTTCTAGTGAAAGAAGTACTTTGAGCATATCGACGGCACCCACAGATAACGACACTTCAAACGGGTTATCTTTCAAAAAAGCTTCCATCGAGTATTGATTCAATCGTTTTACGATCACAGGCCAATTTTCCCGCGGGTTTTGGTTAAGAAAATCTGTCACGGGTTTTATTGCTGATTGGAGCAACTCCGTAGCGGTTTTCCCCCTTTCGTGTGGGGCTACCGGAAAGCGGAAAATATCAGGGTTCTGTTCATACGTCTTTAGACGAGCTTTGATTCCTCTAAGATAGATAATGTCGTTGGGAGTCGTGTTAATGAATCGACTAACCGGAAGGCGAAATTTTCTTATATATTCCAAAGTCAACAAATGAGTATGAGGAATACGCATCGCGCCAGCTTCAAGATACTGCCCATCCCTAAAATTGGCTCGCAACGTATAAACTCGTCCTCCGACCCTATCCGAAGCTTCAAGAATGGTAACATGGTGTCCAGCTTGCTTCAGCAATGAGGCCGAGACCAGGCCTGCCATACCCGCGCCAACAATGATGATCTTCTTAGGAATTTGGG
This window contains:
- a CDS encoding flavin monoamine oxidase family protein; this translates as MSSYIYPELSTDQMISIIRHGLPKTQIPKKIIIVGAGMAGLVSASLLKQAGHHVTILEASDRVGGRVYTLRANFRDGQYLEAGAMRIPHTHLLTLEYIRKFRLPVSRFINTTPNDIIYLRGIKARLKTYEQNPDIFRFPVAPHERGKTATELLQSAIKPVTDFLNQNPRENWPVIVKRLNQYSMEAFLKDNPFEVSLSVGAVDMLKVLLSLEGFPELSFLELLRELLILFTPNIRFYQITGGNDQLPKAFLSQLKDDIRYGQKVKKIVQHDNQVTIHSLHKILGPSQITGDLAIVTIPFTTLQFVEVEPVNSFSHEKWKAIRELHYVGSTKTGIQFKNRFWEKEGMYGGKTASDLPITYTQYPSDGLGEPGPGVILASYTWEDDAVPWDSLAEEDRFEYALKNLATIHGKQVYREYITGVSHSWIRDPYSAGAFTMFKPYQAMELSPHISTPEGRVHFAGEHASSTHAWIQGAIESGIHVAWEVNDLPRTYFGS